One genomic window of Corticium candelabrum chromosome 21, ooCorCand1.1, whole genome shotgun sequence includes the following:
- the LOC134196371 gene encoding uncharacterized protein LOC134196371, giving the protein MQSILILITALFCLHAKSAYVHDILQLPNQSQPAKIYRVATTSADSCEKKIEGAIRYNGAKKIVEVCSELRWKSLAWVEDHIHALAASGGSCSLGSRREYAASSCREIVLRCPHSVDGIYWIDPSHDSSPFKVYCDMTSDDGFGYTLVARFSDTTYFVTNELNFDPTDKVIFPGIIQPKSAKLSDSVIAKLYTSHIRWITTENANYSMYFELQCGQNYTTTGAMNQRCSRYLPNGNSQNQKGVDTWTVWYSPKSDFGVSTRDWGGTNKVFCEYKSSGTYGGYISVRHSTSAWDACGRANTKCSAAVNSFLMVG; this is encoded by the exons ATGCAGTCGATACTGATTCTCATCACTGCTCTCTTCTGTCTCCACGCAAAGTCGGCTTACGTACACGATATATTACAGCTGCCGAATCAAAGTCAA CCAGCAAAAATTTACCGAGTTGCAACAACTTCTGCTGACAGCTGTGAGAAGAAAATAGAAGGAGCT ATTCGATACAATGGAGCAAAGAAAATTGTCGAAGTTTGTTCTGAGCTAAGATGGAAAAGCTTGGCGTGGGTTGAGGATCACATCCATGCACTTGCTGCTTCTGGCGGAAGCTGCAGTCTGGGCAGTAGGAG AGAATACGCGGCAAGTTCTTGCAGAGAGATTGTTCTCCGATGCCCCCACTCTGTTGATGGTATCTACTGGATTGATCCATCTCATGATTCGTCACCCTTCAAG GTGTATTGTGACATGACGAGTGATGATGGATTTGGATACACACTTGTCGCTCGCTTCTCAGACACTACATACTTTGTGACAAATGAACTGAATTTTGATCCAACCGACAAAGTGATCTTTCCCGGCATCATCCAACCTAAATCAGCCAAACTCTCTGATTCTGTTATCGCCAAACTCTACACATCCCACATCCGGTGGATCACAACCGAAAACGCCAACTATTCAATGTATTTTGAACTGCAATGTGGTCAAAACTATACAACAACAG GTGCTATGAATCAACGCTGCAGTCGGTACTTGCCGAATGGAAACAGTCAAAACCAG AAGGGTGTGGATACTTGGACTGTGTGGTATAGTCCTAAGTCTGATTTTGGCGTGTCGACTCGAGATTGGGGCGGCACCAACAAAGTATTCTGTGAGTATAAGTCGAGTGGCACTTACGGAGGTTACATATCGGTGCGCCACAGCACGAGCGCTTGGGATGCGTGTGGCAGAGCAAACACCAAATGTTCGGCCGCTGTCAACTCTTTCCTTATGGTAGGTTGA
- the LOC134196829 gene encoding uncharacterized protein LOC134196829 yields MSDQKEDRNNDQDDDFQPPTKMRPIGSKKVTTSTSQLDSRFAEKTSTDKVQEYSKGTVCKNTTACNSWTMRTFDAWRSNRNKDAPQEEHVPTDILSTKDSQLLQERLICFLLEVKKTNCDKYPPKTLVQLVCGLQRVLRAQHRSDSFNFFDKADHRFEGLRNALDKVCRELRQ; encoded by the coding sequence atgtcggatcagaaagaagaccgtaATAATGACCAGGACGACGACTTTCAGCCGCCAACAAAGATGAGACCCATTGGTTCCAAAAAGGTTACCACTAGTACTAGccagcttgacagcagatttgctgaaaagacgAGTACGGACAAAGTACAGGAGTACAGCAAGGGTACGGTTTGCAAGAACacgactgcctgcaacagttggACGATGCGAACATTTGATGCATGGAGAAGCAATCGAAACAAGGATGCtccacaagaagagcatgtACCCACAGACATTCTCTCAACGAAGGATTCACAACTTTTGCAAGAGCGGCTAATATGCTTCCTACTGGAGGTGAAGAAGACCAACTGTGACAAGTATCCTCCAAAAACTCTCGTACAATTGGTGTGTGGGCTACAACGTGTACTTCGAGCTCAGCACAGAAGCGATTCGTTTAATTTTTTCGACAAGGCAGACCATCGTTTTGAAGGTTTGCGCAATGCTCTTGATAAAGTCTGTCGAGAATTACGTCAATAA
- the LOC134196761 gene encoding uncharacterized protein LOC134196761, translating into MSDSNSDSQPDSQFDETNGVDWKWPRDAKYVAARFGSCGGDRQNSKKIIVRRHFPHIDSTSVPTSDSVKPTKDVNVEPTNDDTESASTNFSDPLSATNESNTVPPTATPTAPSPVTPAVDKTWYLNLSFRELQASRRPEHVVWTFNISDFREWESKPNNTKANAAIAKMVEGKERKCYFPWGITHLFDIDSSKSYEFSVYIKSTQLDLHNLFGFRAYDKDKNLLTFPLLSSDYLQYYSDVTNKPYFKRSNNDANEWTRWNGFVLPDGADDNFSHLRGRNWVWPRGAKYAQLRFGTCYGDGNNQGMTYFALPLMVQTDF; encoded by the exons ATGTCTGACTCAAACAGTGACAGCCAACCGGATTCTCAGTTTGATGAAACAAACGGAGTAGATTGGAAGTGGCCACGTGATGCTAAATATGTTGCCGCACGATTTGGATCGTGTGGTGGTGACAGACAAAACTCAAAAAAGATCATCGTTCGTAGGCACTTTCCACATATAGATAGTACTTCTGTGCCAACTTCAGACTCTGTCAAGCCAACAAAAGATGTAAATGTTGAGCCTACCAACGACGATACTGAATCTGCTTCTACGAACTTCTCTGACCCACTTTCTGCTACAAATGAAAGTAACACTGTACCTCCAACTGCAACTCCTACTGCACCTTCACCTGTTACACCAGCTGTAGACAAGACGTGGTACTTGAATCTCAGCTTTCGCGAACTCCAGGCTTCACGGCGTCCTGAACATGTTGTTTGGACCTTTAACATATCTGACTTCCGTGAATGGGAATCGAAACCAAACAACACtaaag CAAATGCTGCTATAGCCAAGATGGTGGAGGGGAAAGAGAGAAAATGTTATTTTCCGTGGGGCATTACACATCTATTTGATATTGATTCAAGCAAATCATATGAGTTTAGTGTTTATATCAAAAGCACACAACTCGATCTTCACAACCTTTTTGGTTTTCGAGCGtatgacaaagacaaaaatctTCTGACCTTCCCATTACTTTCAAGTGACTATCTGCAGTATTATTCTGATGTCACAAACAAACCGTATTTCAAAAGAAGTAACAATGATGCAAATGAGTGGACAAGATGGAATGGATTTGTACTTCCGGACGGAGCTGATGACAATTTTTCCCACCTCAGAGGACGAAACTGGGTGTGGCCACGAGGTGCCAAATATGCACAGTTGAGGTTTGGCACTTGCTATGGCGACGGAAACAACCAAGGAATGACCTATTTCGCTCTTCCTCTAATGGTGCAGACTGATTTCTAG